From the genome of Poecile atricapillus isolate bPoeAtr1 chromosome 23, bPoeAtr1.hap1, whole genome shotgun sequence, one region includes:
- the IL10 gene encoding interleukin-10 — translation MRICSRGTAVPILLLLLLLGTAPTRAQPSCLHFPELLPARLRELRVKFEEIKDYFQSKDDDLSMQLLSSDLLEEFKGSLGCQSVSEMMGFYMEEVLPSAMRISAQHQQSMGDLGNLLLSLRATMRRCHRFFTCEERSRSMKDIKDTFTRMNTNGIYKAMGEFDIFINYIEKYLTMKRRK, via the exons ATGAGGATCTGCTCCAGGGGCACAGCCGtgcccatcctgctgctgctgctgctgctgggcaccGCTCCCACCCGCGCCCAGCCCTCCTGCCTCCACTTCCCCGAGCTCCTGCCCGCCAGGCTCAGAGAGCTGAGGGTCAAGTTTGAGGAAATTAAGGATTATTTT CAATCAAAAGATGACGACCTCAGCATGCAACTGCTCAGCTCTGACCTGCTGGAGGAATTCAAG GGGAGCCTCGGCTGCCAGTCGGTGTCGGAGATGATGGGGTTCTACATGGAGGAGGTGCTGCCCAGCGCCATGAGGATCAGCGCTCAGCACCAGCAGAGCATGGGCGACCTGGGCAACCTCCTGCTGAGCCTGAGAGCCACCATGAGGCGCTGT CACAGATTCTTCACCTGcgaggagaggagcaggagcatgAAGGACATCAAGGACACCTTCACCAGG ATGAACACGAACGGAATCTACAAGGCCATGGGAGAGTTTGACATCTTCATCAACTACATCGAGAAATATTTAACAatgaagagaaggaaatga
- the LOC131587786 gene encoding interleukin-20-like encodes MRGSPLFLCLFSLSCWVNLMPTAGDKIFHFGACRVSMSMTEIRAGFTAIKANIQSRDPIRTLSILSHPHSLHKVKSSDRCCITHQLFTFYVDKVFKHCRTEDSFVNRKISSIANSFLSVRRKLEQCHENNNCVCGEESTEKFKQILANYEGLNVTSAAMKSLGELDILLDWMEKSH; translated from the exons aTGAGAGGATCCCCCTTGTTCCTCTGCCTcttctccctgtcctgctgggtgAATTTGATGCCGACAGCTGGGGACAAAATCTTCCACTTTGGAGCCTGCAGGGTTTCCATGAGCATGACAGAGATCAGGGCTGGCTTCACAGCAATTAAAGCCAATATT CAATCCAGAGACCCCATCCGGACCCTGAGCATCCTGTCCCACCCTCACTCCCTGCACAAGGTCAAG TCTTCAGACAGATGCTGCATCACTCACCAGCTCTTCACCTTCTATGTGGACAAAGTTTTCAAGCACTGCAGGACCGAGGACTCGTTTGTGAACAGGAAAATCAGCAGCATCGCCAATTCCTTCCTCAGTGTGAGGAGGAAGCTCGAGCAGTGT CATGAGAATAATAATTGTGTGTGTGGGGAGGAATCCACGGAGAAATTCAAGCAAATACTTGCAAACTATGAAGGG CTGAATGTCACATCTGCAGCCATGAAATCCCTGGGGGAGCTGGACATCCTCTTGGACTGGATGGAGAAATCTCATTAG